Proteins encoded by one window of Armatimonadota bacterium:
- a CDS encoding sulfite exporter TauE/SafE family protein, with protein MDDALALNAPFAFVLLVIVLATAVKAALGFGFPLIAVPLATLLVGPRNAVLLIAIPVVVTNFTILLRGGGTSGDFRRFGGMLLAVVVGTLASAPFLGRLDPELLTAVVGATAVVFAGLSFWDLVPSVPRELQPYAGTAVGLFAGLVGGVTGIFAPPIAAYIHTLRVDKRVFVFWLTASFMLGGLTQAVSYYRLGLYTPTVALYALLACLPALLGTRIGLWIQDWLPAELFRRLVLLLVLVTGVSLIGQSLR; from the coding sequence ATGGACGACGCCCTCGCCCTGAATGCTCCGTTCGCTTTCGTCCTGCTGGTCATCGTCCTCGCCACCGCGGTGAAGGCGGCCCTGGGGTTCGGCTTTCCCCTCATCGCGGTCCCGCTGGCCACGCTGCTCGTCGGCCCCCGCAACGCCGTGCTGCTCATCGCCATCCCCGTGGTGGTCACGAACTTCACCATCCTCCTGCGCGGCGGCGGGACCTCCGGGGACTTCCGACGGTTCGGAGGCATGCTGCTGGCCGTCGTTGTGGGCACCCTGGCCAGCGCGCCGTTCCTCGGGCGACTCGACCCTGAGCTCCTCACGGCCGTGGTCGGAGCCACCGCGGTGGTGTTCGCAGGCCTTTCGTTCTGGGACCTGGTGCCCTCCGTCCCGCGGGAGCTCCAGCCGTATGCGGGGACCGCGGTGGGGTTGTTCGCCGGGCTGGTCGGGGGTGTGACCGGGATCTTCGCCCCGCCGATCGCCGCCTACATCCACACGCTGCGGGTGGACAAGCGGGTCTTCGTCTTCTGGTTGACCGCCTCGTTCATGCTCGGCGGCCTGACGCAGGCCGTGAGCTACTACCGTCTGGGGCTCTACACGCCGACCGTCGCCCTCTACGCGCTGCTGGCCTGCCTTCCGGCCCTGCTCGGCACGCGGATCGGGCTGTGGATCCAGGACTGGCTGCCGGCGGAGCTCTTCCGGCGCCTCGTACTGCTCCTGGTGCTCGTGACCGGGGTCAGCCTGATCGGGCAGTC
- a CDS encoding class II aldolase/adducin family protein, with protein sequence MGASDLTVDELRAELVRVAHRAFDLGLTLGISGNLSVRVPDSDRIVIKATGVSMGDMTVEDTLLLDLAGRVLEASPRRPSKERFFHLAIYRARPDVGAVSHLHPPHVLAFAALHRLPPLLTGASRTFLGGKLALVRPAPSGSQELADLVGQAFSNPAIVAAILAEHGSVTVGPDLRQAFYLSQYLEDAARTALLVDRLRQMG encoded by the coding sequence ATGGGCGCCTCCGATCTCACCGTGGACGAACTCCGGGCGGAGCTGGTCCGCGTGGCCCACCGCGCCTTCGACCTCGGCCTGACCCTGGGCATCAGCGGCAACCTCAGCGTGCGGGTCCCGGACAGCGACAGGATCGTGATCAAGGCCACCGGGGTGTCCATGGGCGACATGACCGTGGAGGACACGCTGCTGCTGGACCTCGCCGGGCGGGTCCTCGAAGCGAGCCCGCGTCGGCCGTCCAAGGAACGCTTCTTCCATCTCGCCATCTACCGCGCGCGACCCGACGTGGGCGCCGTCTCCCATCTGCATCCTCCCCACGTCCTGGCCTTCGCGGCGCTCCACCGGCTCCCGCCGCTGCTCACGGGCGCCTCCCGGACGTTCCTGGGAGGCAAACTCGCGCTGGTCCGGCCTGCCCCCTCAGGCTCACAGGAACTGGCGGACCTCGTCGGGCAGGCCTTCAGCAACCCGGCCATCGTCGCCGCGATCCTGGCCGAGCACGGCAGCGTCACCGTGGGCCCGGACCTGCGTCAGGCGTTCTACCTCAGTCAGTATCTGGAAGACGCGGCGCGGACCGCCCTGCTCGTCGATCGGCTTCGGCAGATGGGGTGA
- a CDS encoding alcohol dehydrogenase catalytic domain-containing protein: MLVRETPRNIPAQMRAWALFGPGDLRPVVKPVPAPGPAEVLIKVEAVAICGTDIEIYRKGLPAMIEGQLPFNGSHVIGHEYVGTVAQLGPGVDEFAVGDRVIVEVHAGCGRCERCRHGMYTSCLNYSYRAKGHRANGFTTDGAFAEYAVNHINTVFPLPAHIPFDEATLAVTAGTSIYGLDVLGGLIAGESLLVIGPGPIGLMTVACGKALGAEVILAGTRESRLRLGRDLGADHVINVRERPLVETVKALTPRGLGVDLVMECSGSPEAVNQALYCTKRGGRICLAAYASDPVQLDAAYMVRNNIYMYGIRGEGNSATKRGLALMAQGKISGRPFITHRFTLDELPRALETFEKRIEEAIKVVVTP; the protein is encoded by the coding sequence ATGCTGGTGAGAGAGACGCCCCGCAATATTCCTGCACAGATGCGGGCCTGGGCGTTGTTCGGGCCGGGGGACCTGCGGCCCGTGGTCAAACCGGTGCCGGCGCCCGGGCCGGCCGAGGTCCTGATCAAGGTGGAGGCGGTGGCGATCTGCGGCACGGACATCGAGATCTACCGGAAAGGACTGCCGGCGATGATCGAGGGGCAGCTGCCGTTCAACGGCAGCCACGTCATCGGCCACGAGTACGTCGGCACCGTTGCCCAGCTCGGCCCGGGGGTCGACGAGTTTGCGGTCGGAGATCGGGTGATCGTGGAGGTCCATGCCGGCTGCGGCCGGTGCGAGCGCTGCCGCCACGGGATGTATACGTCCTGCCTGAACTACTCGTACCGGGCCAAGGGCCATCGCGCCAACGGCTTCACCACCGACGGAGCGTTCGCCGAGTACGCGGTGAATCACATCAACACCGTCTTCCCCCTGCCTGCGCACATCCCGTTCGATGAGGCGACCCTGGCCGTCACCGCGGGGACGTCGATCTACGGGCTCGACGTGTTGGGGGGCCTCATCGCCGGGGAGTCCCTGCTGGTCATCGGGCCGGGGCCGATCGGCCTGATGACCGTCGCCTGCGGCAAGGCGCTGGGCGCGGAGGTTATCTTGGCCGGTACCCGCGAGAGCCGGCTCCGGCTCGGCCGGGACCTCGGGGCCGACCACGTGATCAACGTGCGCGAGCGCCCGCTGGTGGAGACGGTCAAGGCGCTCACGCCCCGCGGGCTGGGGGTCGACCTCGTCATGGAGTGCTCGGGATCGCCCGAGGCGGTCAATCAGGCCCTGTACTGCACCAAGCGGGGAGGGCGGATCTGCCTCGCCGCGTATGCCAGCGATCCGGTGCAGCTCGACGCCGCCTACATGGTGCGCAACAACATCTACATGTACGGGATCCGCGGGGAGGGAAACAGCGCGACGAAACGGGGGCTGGCCCTGATGGCGCAGGGGAAGATCTCCGGCCGGCCGTTCATCACCCATCGCTTCACCCTGGACGAGTTGCCCAGGGCGCTTGAAACGTTCGAGAAGCGCATCGAGGAGGCGATCAAAGTCGTGGTCACGCCGTAG
- a CDS encoding creatininase family protein — protein MNKAYESFYLHDVPAAGRKRNLLALSYAEVAERLREPGQDIILVPIGSTEKHGAHIPLGTDSYITMTAVVQASELADCLYTPLMPFGYSPHHMGRLQEGAGTITLRAETYRRILHDVARSLIFHGFSRIIFVSHHGSNTKPIDEVLRALRYRTGAFLAFYKTPTEREMNVLRGVIENPPEETPGWHSSELETSCLMAVHAGLVNMKVAVQDRAHAPRWMGPKFSKTDGTGTVVFQESENIWVPMEHHEYSDTAVIGNPFRSNPEKGEEIFRRMARHLADFVLEARTFPVEIVQRDYPERAWSE, from the coding sequence GTGAACAAGGCCTATGAATCCTTCTACCTGCACGACGTGCCCGCCGCGGGCCGCAAGCGCAACCTCCTCGCCCTCTCCTATGCGGAGGTGGCGGAGCGGTTGCGCGAACCGGGCCAGGACATCATCCTGGTGCCGATCGGCAGCACGGAGAAGCATGGAGCCCACATCCCGCTGGGGACCGACAGCTACATCACGATGACCGCGGTCGTTCAGGCCAGCGAGCTCGCCGACTGCCTGTACACGCCCCTGATGCCTTTCGGCTACTCCCCCCACCACATGGGACGCCTGCAGGAGGGCGCGGGGACGATCACGCTGCGTGCCGAGACCTACCGGCGGATCCTGCACGACGTGGCCCGCAGCCTCATCTTCCACGGCTTCAGCCGGATCATCTTTGTCAGCCACCACGGCTCAAACACGAAGCCCATCGACGAGGTCCTGCGCGCGCTGCGATACCGCACCGGCGCCTTCCTGGCCTTCTACAAGACGCCCACCGAGCGCGAGATGAACGTCCTGCGGGGGGTCATCGAGAATCCGCCCGAGGAGACGCCGGGCTGGCACAGCAGCGAACTGGAAACCTCGTGCCTCATGGCCGTGCACGCCGGCCTGGTGAACATGAAGGTCGCCGTCCAGGATCGGGCCCACGCGCCGCGCTGGATGGGCCCGAAGTTCTCGAAGACGGACGGCACGGGGACCGTGGTGTTCCAGGAGTCGGAGAACATCTGGGTCCCGATGGAGCACCACGAGTACTCGGACACCGCGGTCATCGGCAATCCCTTCCGTTCGAACCCGGAGAAGGGCGAGGAGATCTTCCGCCGCATGGCCCGGCACCTTGCCGACTTTGTGCTGGAAGCGCGCACCTTCCCCGTGGAGATCGTGCAGCGCGATTATCCGGAGCGGGCCTGGAGCGAGTAG
- a CDS encoding LacI family DNA-binding transcriptional regulator — MTILDVARHAGVSPATVSRVLNQSSHPVSAGGRRRVLAAARKLAYIPNLLARSLLTQQTAALGVLIPDVSNPYYAAALRGIEDAVEPTGRTVILCNTDRDPEKQRRYLRALMERRVDGLIIVGGSFGREESEIIGGDLPVVMIGRHRVRFPSVRIDNEEAAALAAGHLIALGHRRIVHLAGPAASLTAADRRRGYCRALEGAGIPVDPGLIIEVGFTPRQVGAAVGAAFQAPRRPTAILAANDQVAIGAIRALHEVGLRVPDDVSVVGFDDTPLASYTIPALTTVAVPSRDLGYRAAALLAAALEGRRTASVVLPCELRIRESTAPLKSRRG, encoded by the coding sequence GTGACGATCCTCGACGTGGCCCGCCACGCCGGGGTCTCGCCGGCGACCGTGTCGCGCGTGTTGAACCAGAGCAGCCATCCGGTGAGCGCCGGGGGTCGGCGGCGGGTGCTGGCGGCGGCGCGGAAGCTCGCCTACATCCCGAACCTCCTGGCCAGGAGCCTGCTGACCCAGCAGACCGCCGCGCTGGGCGTCCTCATTCCGGACGTCTCGAATCCCTACTACGCGGCGGCCCTGCGCGGGATCGAGGACGCCGTGGAGCCGACCGGGCGGACCGTCATCCTCTGCAATACCGATCGCGACCCGGAGAAGCAGCGCCGATACCTGCGCGCCTTGATGGAGCGCCGTGTGGACGGCCTGATCATCGTCGGCGGATCCTTCGGCCGCGAGGAGTCGGAGATCATCGGCGGCGATCTCCCGGTGGTCATGATCGGCCGGCACCGGGTCCGGTTCCCCTCGGTCCGTATCGACAACGAGGAGGCCGCCGCGCTGGCCGCCGGGCATCTGATTGCCCTCGGGCACCGGCGCATCGTCCACCTGGCCGGACCGGCCGCCTCGCTGACCGCCGCCGACCGGCGCCGGGGCTACTGCCGGGCGTTGGAGGGCGCGGGCATCCCGGTGGACCCCGGGCTGATCATCGAAGTGGGCTTCACCCCGCGGCAGGTGGGGGCCGCCGTGGGCGCGGCGTTTCAGGCCCCCCGCCGGCCCACGGCGATCCTGGCCGCCAACGACCAGGTGGCGATCGGGGCGATCAGAGCCCTGCATGAAGTGGGGCTGCGCGTGCCCGACGATGTGTCGGTCGTGGGCTTCGACGACACGCCCCTCGCGTCGTACACCATCCCCGCGTTGACGACCGTGGCGGTGCCCAGCCGTGACCTCGGGTACCGGGCGGCGGCCCTGCTGGCGGCCGCTCTGGAAGGCCGCCGCACCGCCTCCGTCGTCCTGCCGTGCGAACTGCGAATTCGGGAATCGACAGCACCACTCAAATCGAGGAGGGGGTAG
- a CDS encoding Tm-1-like ATP-binding domain-containing protein translates to MGGAAQTPRVVAIVATLDTKEPEATFLAEAVAARGYEPRLLDVSIRGSRASMRRDEAMAAGGAEAARILDGLYRQRALAGVLGIGGNQGTAAAAIAMRDLPIGVPKVLVSTIVSGNLRPYIGASDIVMIPAVGDLLGGTNRLTRAVLAQAAAIMAAMIDSRAAGTVSTATPAVALTALGNVEPAARRIIQALGQSGLEVIPFHASGAGGTAMEALMETGMFAAVADLATHELLGEVVGDDIYAPVRPGRLTVAGRLGIPQVVAPGGLDFLVFGPPDSVPPAYRGRATHRHNPYNTNIRASADELRRAGETMARRLREARGPVAFIDPLEGWSQVGRRGGPLWDASANEAFRIALREGLRDAPVQYIAMEAAINDPPVADQVVQLLRQWLGR, encoded by the coding sequence GTGGGCGGCGCGGCACAGACTCCGCGGGTGGTGGCCATCGTCGCGACGCTGGACACCAAGGAGCCGGAAGCCACCTTCCTCGCGGAGGCGGTCGCCGCCCGAGGCTATGAGCCCCGTCTCCTCGATGTCAGCATCAGGGGATCGCGCGCCAGCATGCGCCGGGACGAGGCGATGGCCGCCGGTGGAGCGGAGGCCGCCCGGATCCTCGACGGACTCTACCGGCAGCGCGCCCTGGCCGGGGTGCTCGGGATCGGCGGCAACCAGGGCACGGCCGCCGCGGCCATTGCCATGCGCGACCTGCCGATCGGCGTTCCCAAGGTCCTCGTCTCCACGATCGTCTCCGGGAACCTCCGTCCCTATATCGGGGCGAGCGACATCGTCATGATCCCGGCGGTCGGTGACCTCCTCGGCGGCACGAACCGGCTGACGCGCGCCGTGCTCGCCCAGGCGGCCGCGATCATGGCGGCGATGATCGACTCGCGGGCCGCCGGCACCGTCTCCACCGCGACGCCGGCGGTGGCGCTGACCGCCCTGGGGAATGTGGAACCGGCGGCGCGCCGCATCATCCAGGCCCTGGGCCAATCCGGCCTCGAGGTCATCCCCTTCCACGCTTCGGGGGCGGGCGGCACGGCGATGGAGGCCCTGATGGAGACCGGGATGTTTGCCGCCGTGGCGGATCTGGCCACCCACGAACTGCTCGGCGAGGTCGTGGGAGACGACATCTATGCCCCGGTGCGGCCCGGGCGGCTAACCGTGGCCGGCCGCCTCGGGATCCCTCAGGTCGTCGCGCCCGGAGGCCTCGATTTCCTCGTGTTCGGCCCGCCGGACAGCGTGCCGCCGGCCTACCGCGGGCGGGCGACCCACCGGCACAACCCGTACAACACAAACATCCGCGCCTCCGCGGACGAGCTGCGCCGCGCCGGCGAGACGATGGCCAGGCGCCTGCGGGAGGCGCGCGGGCCGGTGGCCTTCATCGATCCCCTGGAGGGATGGTCCCAGGTCGGGCGCCGCGGCGGCCCGTTGTGGGATGCGTCGGCCAACGAAGCTTTTCGGATCGCCCTGCGCGAGGGGCTCCGCGACGCCCCCGTGCAGTACATCGCGATGGAAGCGGCGATCAATGACCCGCCGGTCGCCGATCAGGTGGTGCAGCTGTTGCGGCAGTGGCTGGGGAGGTGA
- a CDS encoding TIM barrel protein, with translation MDAPMKKYMRPGIVSFKAFPLEQGTGPILESLSKICEDDFFSAVEVGWIKDPLVRDEARRILEQSHVEVCYGAQPAMFSQKLNINALDPEARRRAVNQMKNCIREAAHLGARWVRVFSGKDPGPQRREEAKKILVDSLLEICEFAQGQNNPGLTLKIFDRAIDKEFLVGPYQDALDVVRAVRQSFPTFGLLVDLSHFSLLEEDPAVVIPALRPYLVHVHIGNAYLRDRRHVAYGDLQPRFGFPDSEVTVDDVRAFFRLLLDQGFFNPVDRPVCSAEVRPLVAGERSELIIAGTKRVMAEAWALA, from the coding sequence ATGGACGCACCGATGAAGAAGTACATGCGGCCCGGCATCGTCAGCTTCAAGGCGTTCCCGCTGGAGCAGGGCACCGGGCCGATCCTCGAGAGCCTGTCGAAGATCTGCGAGGACGATTTCTTCAGCGCGGTCGAGGTCGGCTGGATCAAGGATCCGCTGGTGCGGGATGAGGCCCGACGGATCCTGGAGCAAAGCCATGTCGAGGTCTGCTATGGCGCACAGCCGGCGATGTTCAGCCAGAAGCTGAACATCAACGCCCTGGACCCCGAGGCCCGCCGGCGGGCGGTGAACCAGATGAAGAACTGCATCCGCGAGGCCGCGCACCTCGGTGCGCGGTGGGTGCGGGTCTTCTCCGGCAAGGATCCCGGGCCGCAGCGCAGGGAGGAGGCGAAGAAGATCCTGGTCGACTCCCTCCTGGAGATCTGCGAGTTTGCCCAGGGGCAGAACAACCCGGGCCTCACCCTGAAGATCTTCGACCGGGCGATCGACAAGGAGTTCCTGGTCGGCCCCTACCAGGACGCCCTCGACGTCGTGCGGGCCGTGCGCCAATCCTTCCCGACGTTCGGCCTCCTGGTGGATCTCTCGCACTTCTCGCTCCTGGAGGAAGACCCTGCGGTGGTCATTCCCGCGCTGCGGCCCTACCTGGTGCATGTGCACATCGGCAACGCCTATCTCCGGGACCGGCGGCACGTCGCCTATGGCGACCTGCAGCCGCGGTTTGGCTTTCCGGACAGCGAGGTCACCGTCGACGACGTGCGCGCGTTCTTCCGGCTGCTGCTCGATCAGGGGTTCTTCAACCCCGTGGACCGCCCGGTGTGCAGCGCCGAGGTCCGGCCGCTGGTGGCCGGGGAGCGCTCGGAGCTGATCATCGCCGGCACCAAGCGGGTGATGGCAGAGGCATGGGCCCTGGCCTGA
- a CDS encoding TAXI family TRAP transporter solute-binding subunit produces MRSGALRWMLACTVVAMLGVWAAGMAQAQVRVTILGGIVGGGPYLQAAGLGQIMSEHMSTVVQGTVQATPGLGANALRLASGLGDIAVIVSTDGFQVLKRQGPYAEAKKFPLQMYPTVPAQYVHFIVKQSSGITKFADLNGKRINVLTRGSLADQLGTRLLEVLRVRPSRVYHYPHGEAASALQNDEVDAVVAGGIAPAYNEVSLKHPVRVLSFTDEEVALLKERLPQIPVTEADFSSSYRGAGKARVMAPWAVMAARHDLDSTLVYQITKTVYANFATVVKIYKEAESMTLRTVLQTLYPLHPGALRYYREAGLRIPPEMLPPADLPK; encoded by the coding sequence GTGCGCAGCGGTGCTCTGCGGTGGATGTTGGCGTGCACAGTGGTGGCCATGCTGGGCGTCTGGGCGGCGGGCATGGCCCAGGCCCAGGTCCGGGTGACGATCCTGGGAGGGATCGTCGGCGGCGGTCCGTATCTCCAGGCGGCCGGATTGGGCCAGATCATGTCGGAGCACATGAGCACGGTGGTCCAGGGAACCGTGCAGGCGACCCCGGGGCTGGGGGCCAACGCCCTGCGCCTGGCCAGCGGGCTGGGCGACATTGCCGTGATCGTCAGCACCGACGGATTTCAGGTGCTCAAGCGTCAGGGTCCGTACGCCGAGGCCAAGAAGTTCCCGCTGCAGATGTACCCGACCGTGCCCGCCCAGTACGTGCACTTCATCGTGAAGCAGAGTTCGGGGATCACAAAGTTCGCGGATCTCAACGGCAAGCGCATCAACGTCCTGACCCGCGGGTCCCTGGCCGATCAGCTCGGGACGCGGCTGCTCGAGGTGCTGCGGGTGCGGCCCAGCCGTGTCTACCACTACCCCCACGGTGAGGCGGCCAGTGCGCTGCAAAACGACGAGGTGGACGCGGTCGTCGCCGGCGGCATCGCCCCGGCCTACAACGAGGTCTCGCTGAAGCACCCGGTCCGCGTCCTGTCCTTCACCGATGAGGAGGTGGCCCTGCTCAAGGAGCGCCTCCCGCAGATCCCGGTGACCGAGGCCGACTTCTCGTCGTCCTATCGGGGCGCGGGGAAGGCCCGGGTCATGGCCCCCTGGGCGGTGATGGCCGCGCGACACGACCTGGACAGCACCCTCGTCTACCAGATCACGAAGACCGTCTACGCCAACTTTGCCACGGTGGTGAAGATCTACAAGGAAGCCGAGAGCATGACCCTCCGCACGGTGCTGCAGACCCTGTATCCGCTGCATCCCGGGGCGTTGCGCTACTACCGCGAGGCGGGGCTGCGGATCCCGCCCGAGATGCTGCCGCCGGCGGACCTGCCCAAGTAG